From the genome of Gracilibacillus salitolerans, one region includes:
- a CDS encoding CPBP family intramembrane glutamic endopeptidase produces the protein MKWILLLIAGWITITGGLFLGALSGNIAEQFGLARNYQLLIQGLVMSGIVVPIILYLYRYVYRLTGEPNRPVYSWKSAYHFFTGALLAIGLATFGFIIATSLGWITIEQWHTPDYWFAALLINMVIAFLYEALPEELALRGMVYDVLRYRFAAWLAVLLQTILFLLVPLATVQLQVFFGLSPGNTINAEYIVLISCFGICLQLLRLWTQSLWTSIGFHLAYLEITRVVVMPSSDASILSYNEVESGLGTVFIALGMIIIGGIIFSLFILGAKRFFGKGYKFNKH, from the coding sequence ATGAAATGGATACTTCTTCTAATAGCTGGCTGGATAACCATAACTGGTGGGTTATTCTTGGGCGCGTTATCTGGAAATATTGCGGAACAGTTTGGCTTAGCTAGAAATTATCAGTTATTGATTCAAGGTCTCGTGATGAGTGGAATCGTTGTACCTATTATTTTGTATCTGTATCGATACGTCTATCGGCTGACAGGTGAGCCCAATAGGCCGGTGTATTCATGGAAAAGCGCCTATCATTTTTTTACTGGGGCTCTTCTGGCAATTGGCCTAGCTACTTTTGGTTTCATCATAGCAACTTCACTTGGCTGGATTACTATTGAACAATGGCATACACCAGATTATTGGTTTGCTGCACTACTTATCAACATGGTTATCGCCTTTTTGTATGAAGCTTTGCCGGAGGAACTGGCTTTACGAGGAATGGTATATGATGTATTACGTTATCGCTTTGCAGCCTGGCTAGCTGTTTTATTGCAAACGATTTTATTTTTGCTTGTTCCTTTAGCAACCGTACAACTTCAGGTGTTCTTTGGACTTTCGCCAGGTAATACCATTAATGCAGAGTACATTGTGTTGATTTCTTGCTTCGGGATCTGTTTACAATTGCTTCGTCTCTGGACACAAAGTTTGTGGACATCAATAGGTTTCCATTTGGCTTACCTAGAAATAACTAGAGTTGTAGTGATGCCTTCAAGTGATGCATCCATTCTAAGTTATAATGAAGTGGAGTCTGGTCTAGGTACAGTGTTTATTGCATTAGGAATGATTATAATTGGGGGTATTATTTTCTCTCTCTTTATTTTAGGTGCAAAGCGTTTTTTTGGAAAAGGATATAAGTTTAACAAACATTAA